From one Coffea eugenioides isolate CCC68of chromosome 11, Ceug_1.0, whole genome shotgun sequence genomic stretch:
- the LOC113752674 gene encoding uncharacterized protein LOC113752674, giving the protein MDLTLISMLGSLLISRPVNWTLSHQNALQLNAREAVSEMDLTLISMLGSLLISRPVNWTLSHQNALQLCVKHARLWLAKSDQPIGSNPYLTYSGLRGKLNKIMASDYFTTTPEMKAPVEVAAAAGSYGSFQVPAHGSVMPVQVEGSVVQYQQKEEETANAEEDESYDNQLSPAEEFHQGETENYSELPVQNEPTTHQAQNLQEYEPKEQNYAPRRSYPNYRGGRTVGASGRRGYANGRGGRGRGGAYQNGRNQHYDQPGTYYPRNNYYRGRGGRGFNGNYNYHASQAGYVVADS; this is encoded by the exons ATGGATCTAACCCTCATATCTATGCTTGGGAGCCTGCTAATTTCAAGGCCTGTGAATTGGACTTTGTCCCATCAGAATGCACTGCAACT TAATGCGCGGGAGGCTGTTAGTGAGATGGATCTAACCCTCATATCTATGCTTGGGAGCCTGCTAATATCAAGGCCTGTGAATTGGACTTTGTCCCATCAGAATGCACTGCAACTGTGCGTTAAGCATGCCAGGCTCTGGCTTGCTAAGTCTGATCAGCCCATTGGATCTAACCCTTATTTGAcat ATTCTGGATTGAGGGGGAAACTAAACAAGATCATGGCATCAGACTATTTCACTACAACACCAGAGATGAAGGCTCCTGTTGAGGTGGCAGCTGCTGCTGGCAGCTATGGTTCCTTTCAAGTGCCAGCGCATGGATCTGTCATGCCAGTCCAAGTCGAAGGTTCTGTGGTGCAGTATCAACAGAAG GAAGAAGAGACAGCAAATGCTGAAGAAGATGAATCATATGATAATCAGTTGAGCCCTGCAGAAGAATTTCATCAG GGGGAGACTGAAAACTATTCTGAACTTCCCGTACAAAATGAGCCCACCACACATCAAGCACAAAATTTGCAGGAGTATGAGCCCAAGGAGCAAAATTATGCTCCTCGAAGATCGTATCCAAATTACAGAGGTGGTCGTACTGTGGGTGCAAGCGGCCGTAGGGGATATGCTAATGGCCGTGGAGGGCGCGGCAGGGGAGGGGCCTATCAGAATGGCCGCAACCAGCACTATGACCAGCCTGGTACTTACTATCCCAGGAACAACTATTACAGAGGAAGAGGGGGTAGGGGTTTCAATGGGAACTACAACTATCATGCCAGTCAAGCTGGCTATGTTGTAGCAGATTCATGA
- the LOC113753545 gene encoding thioredoxin H2-like, whose protein sequence is MGANVSAWQEANIDSSMALKKSPVVAFHSSAKWKIHFEASKETNKLIVIDFTASWCGPCQYIEPSINELAAKYTDVEFVKIDVDELDDVAEEYGVQAMPTFILLKKGKAIDKIVGAKKEELQKKIEKHRF, encoded by the exons ATGGGAGCCAACGTCTCTGCATGGCAAGAAGCTAATATTGATTCATCTATGGCACTCAAGAAGTCTCCGGTCGTTGCATTCCATTCCTCAGCAAAATGGAAGATCCATTTTGAAGCTTCCAAAGAAACTAACAAGCTG ATTGTCATAGACTTCACAGCTTCCTGGTGCGGCCCTTGTCAATACATCGAACCATCCATTAACGAGTTAGCTGCTAAATACACCGATGTGGAGTTTGTCAAGATTGATGTGGACGAGCTGGAT GACGTGGCTGAGGAATATGGAGTTCAAGCAATGCCGACTTTCATACTactaaagaaaggaaaagcgaTAGACAAGATTGTTGGAGCCAAAAAGGAGGAACTCCAGAAGAAGATTGAAAAGCACAGATTCTAA